One region of Azoarcus sp. CIB genomic DNA includes:
- a CDS encoding protein phosphatase 2C domain-containing protein, which yields MPITVETCVASHIGDRREQQDRVGVFAHPRQPGMLMAVLADGMGGHTGGAMAAEQVLLKARQNFDDYSPRSEDAGSLLNTIVSEAHLIIRLTRLTSEKEPHSTAVVFVLQPGEIRWAHCGDSRLYHFRDNCLIARSEDHSIVGDLQRKGQLNDAGARIHPRRNVLLSCLGSERPPEVALGQAVRPQAGDSFLLCSDGLWGLLSDAEIAAEVCSRRARDAAEVLVERARKRGAGSGDNISLALIKLVEAPAS from the coding sequence ATGCCAATCACAGTAGAAACCTGCGTTGCGAGCCACATCGGAGATCGGCGCGAACAGCAGGACCGGGTGGGTGTGTTCGCGCACCCGCGCCAGCCCGGGATGCTCATGGCGGTACTTGCCGACGGGATGGGCGGGCATACCGGTGGTGCCATGGCGGCAGAACAGGTGCTGCTCAAGGCACGACAGAACTTCGATGATTATTCGCCGCGCTCGGAGGATGCCGGGAGCCTGCTGAACACCATCGTCAGCGAGGCTCACCTGATCATCCGCCTCACGCGTCTGACGAGCGAGAAGGAGCCTCACAGCACCGCGGTGGTATTCGTGCTGCAACCCGGCGAGATACGCTGGGCGCATTGCGGAGATTCTCGTTTGTATCACTTTCGTGATAATTGCCTGATCGCCCGCAGCGAGGACCATTCCATCGTCGGCGACCTGCAGCGCAAGGGCCAGCTCAACGACGCCGGAGCCCGCATTCACCCCCGGCGCAATGTCCTGTTGTCCTGCCTGGGAAGCGAAAGGCCTCCCGAGGTGGCCCTCGGGCAGGCGGTCCGGCCGCAGGCCGGCGACAGTTTTCTCCTGTGTTCGGACGGACTTTGGGGTCTGCTCTCGGATGCGGAGATTGCCGCGGAGGTGTGCTCGCGCCGCGCCCGCGATGCCGCCGAGGTGCTTGTCGAGCGGGCGCGCAAGCGCGGGGCGGGTTCGGGCGACAACATCTCCCTGGCCCTGATCAAGCTCGTCGAGGCCCCCGCCTCATAG
- a CDS encoding FAD-linked oxidase C-terminal domain-containing protein has protein sequence MNIAADPVVLGEQEADFSSVDKARVVEALARVLPAGALMYDAEDLRPYECDGLSAYRQMPMVVALPTTEEQVVAVLKVCSEMGVPVVARGAGTGLSGGALPHRFGVVLSLARFNRILHLDPHARTAVVQPGVRNLAISEAASPHGLYYAPDPSSQIACTIGGNVAENSGGVHCLKYGLTVHNVLRVRGVTIDGEIVEIGNHGLDAPGYDLLALVIGSEGMLAVVTEVTVKLTPKPQLAQCVLAAFDDVIKAGEAVAEIIAAGIIPAGLEMMDQPATAAVEQFVHAGYPLDAKAILLCESDGTPEEVAEEIERVRAVLEASGATEIRVSRDEAERMKFWAGRKAAFPAAGRISPDYYCMDGTIPRKRLGEMLTAIQEMEGKHGLRCINVFHAGDGNLHPLILFDANQEGELERAEAFGADILELSVALGGTITGEHGVGIEKINQMCSQFTRPELTMFFRVKGAFDPQGLLNPGKAIPTLNRCAEYGRMRVSNGHVPYPDIPRF, from the coding sequence ATGAACATTGCGGCGGACCCGGTGGTCCTGGGCGAGCAGGAGGCGGATTTCTCTTCCGTCGACAAGGCTCGCGTGGTGGAGGCGCTGGCGCGGGTGCTGCCCGCGGGCGCGCTGATGTACGACGCCGAGGATCTGCGTCCGTACGAATGCGATGGCCTGTCGGCGTATCGACAGATGCCGATGGTGGTGGCGCTGCCGACGACCGAGGAACAGGTGGTGGCGGTGCTGAAGGTATGCAGCGAGATGGGCGTGCCCGTCGTCGCGCGCGGCGCGGGCACCGGCTTGTCGGGCGGCGCGCTGCCGCACAGGTTCGGCGTCGTGCTTTCGTTGGCGCGCTTCAATCGCATCCTGCATCTGGATCCGCATGCGCGCACGGCGGTCGTGCAGCCGGGGGTGCGCAATCTCGCGATCTCCGAGGCAGCGTCGCCGCATGGCCTGTATTACGCGCCGGACCCGTCGTCGCAGATTGCGTGCACGATCGGTGGCAACGTCGCGGAGAACTCGGGTGGCGTGCATTGCCTGAAGTACGGCCTGACGGTGCATAACGTGCTGCGGGTGCGCGGCGTGACCATCGACGGCGAGATCGTCGAGATCGGCAACCACGGCCTCGATGCGCCGGGCTACGACCTGCTGGCGCTGGTGATCGGCTCCGAGGGCATGCTTGCGGTCGTCACCGAAGTGACTGTCAAGCTGACGCCCAAGCCGCAGCTCGCGCAGTGCGTTCTGGCGGCCTTCGACGATGTCATCAAGGCGGGAGAGGCGGTCGCCGAGATCATCGCCGCCGGCATCATCCCCGCCGGCCTCGAGATGATGGACCAGCCCGCGACGGCGGCGGTCGAGCAGTTCGTGCATGCGGGCTATCCGCTCGATGCGAAGGCGATCCTGCTGTGCGAGTCCGACGGCACGCCCGAGGAGGTCGCCGAGGAGATCGAGCGCGTGCGCGCGGTGCTGGAGGCGAGCGGCGCGACCGAGATCCGCGTGTCGCGCGACGAGGCCGAACGCATGAAGTTCTGGGCCGGTCGCAAGGCGGCCTTCCCGGCGGCGGGGCGCATCTCGCCCGATTACTACTGCATGGACGGGACGATCCCGCGCAAGCGCCTGGGCGAGATGCTTACCGCGATCCAGGAGATGGAAGGCAAGCACGGCCTGCGCTGCATCAACGTGTTCCATGCCGGCGACGGCAACCTGCACCCGCTGATCCTGTTCGACGCAAACCAGGAGGGCGAACTCGAGCGTGCCGAGGCCTTCGGTGCGGACATCCTCGAGCTGTCGGTCGCGCTGGGCGGCACGATCACCGGCGAGCACGGCGTCGGCATCGAGAAGATCAACCAGATGTGCAGCCAGTTCACACGGCCGGAGCTGACGATGTTCTTCCGCGTGAAGGGCGCGTTCGATCCGCAGGGGCTGCTCAATCCGGGCAAGGCGATTCCGACGCTCAACCGGTGCGCCGAGTACGGGCGCATGCGCGTGAGCAACGGGCATGTCCCGTATCCGGATATCCCCCGCTTCTGA
- a CDS encoding NAD(P) transhydrogenase subunit alpha: MALLIGVPAEAMAGERRLSVVPDVVKRYLGLGAKVVIQTGAGVPAHLRDDMFADVQFASSGVELCAAADAVLCVQPPSAELIAAMKPGAVLLGMLQPWFSVERAQQLMEKQITSFALELLPRISRSQSMDALSSQAAVAGYECALIAADHSPKFFPMLTYAAGTIRPAKVLVIGAGVAGLQAIATARRIGAMVEAYDVRPETREQIESLGAKFVDTGVSAAGTGGYARELTDEEKAKQAERLAKAVAQCDALITTAAIPGRKAPKIITADMVARMKPGAVVVDMAADSGGNVEGTVAGEKTWINDVLVIGPIHIASRMPVHASEMYAKNLFNFISPFIKDGELALDWEDEVMAGCCLTHAGELRHAGVRQVLGL, translated from the coding sequence ATGGCTCTGTTGATCGGAGTGCCAGCGGAAGCGATGGCCGGGGAGCGACGTTTGTCGGTCGTTCCCGATGTAGTGAAGAGATACCTTGGCCTCGGCGCCAAGGTCGTGATTCAGACCGGCGCGGGCGTGCCCGCGCATCTGCGCGACGACATGTTCGCTGATGTGCAGTTCGCATCGAGCGGCGTCGAGTTGTGCGCCGCGGCCGACGCCGTGCTGTGCGTGCAGCCCCCGTCGGCCGAACTGATCGCTGCCATGAAGCCGGGCGCCGTACTGCTGGGCATGTTGCAGCCCTGGTTCAGCGTCGAGCGCGCGCAGCAGCTGATGGAAAAGCAGATCACCAGCTTCGCGCTGGAGCTCCTGCCGCGGATCTCCCGCTCGCAGAGCATGGACGCGCTCTCCAGTCAGGCCGCCGTCGCGGGCTACGAGTGCGCGCTGATTGCCGCCGACCACAGCCCGAAGTTCTTCCCCATGCTCACCTATGCAGCCGGCACCATCCGCCCGGCCAAGGTGCTCGTGATCGGTGCCGGCGTTGCGGGCCTGCAGGCGATCGCCACCGCGCGCCGCATCGGCGCCATGGTCGAGGCCTATGACGTGCGTCCCGAGACGCGCGAGCAGATCGAGTCGCTGGGCGCGAAGTTCGTCGACACCGGCGTGTCCGCGGCCGGTACCGGCGGCTACGCACGTGAGCTCACCGACGAGGAGAAGGCCAAGCAGGCCGAACGCCTCGCAAAGGCCGTCGCGCAGTGCGACGCGCTGATCACCACGGCGGCGATTCCCGGCAGGAAGGCGCCCAAGATCATCACCGCCGACATGGTCGCGCGCATGAAGCCGGGCGCGGTCGTCGTCGACATGGCGGCCGACTCCGGCGGCAACGTCGAGGGCACCGTCGCCGGCGAGAAGACGTGGATCAACGACGTGCTCGTCATCGGCCCCATCCATATCGCCAGCCGCATGCCGGTGCATGCGTCCGAGATGTACGCCAAGAACCTCTTCAACTTCATCTCCCCCTTCATCAAGGACGGCGAGCTCGCGCTCGACTGGGAGGACGAAGTGATGGCCGGCTGCTGCCTCACCCACGCGGGCGAGCTGCGGCACGCGGGCGTCAGGCAGGTTCTTGGACTGTAA
- a CDS encoding NAD(P) transhydrogenase subunit alpha, whose protein sequence is MEGITALYIFMLAAFTGYEVISRVPVILHTPLMSGSNFVHGVVLVGAMVVLGHADPADPAQLAIGFVAVFLGAANAAGGYVVTERMLAMFKSKSGGAQ, encoded by the coding sequence GTGGAAGGCATTACCGCGCTGTATATATTCATGCTGGCCGCATTCACCGGATACGAGGTGATCTCGCGCGTGCCGGTGATCCTGCATACCCCGCTGATGTCGGGGTCGAACTTCGTGCATGGCGTCGTGCTCGTGGGCGCGATGGTCGTGCTCGGCCATGCCGATCCGGCAGACCCGGCACAGCTGGCCATCGGCTTCGTTGCGGTGTTCCTCGGTGCGGCCAACGCCGCCGGCGGCTATGTCGTGACCGAGCGCATGCTCGCAATGTTCAAGTCGAAGTCGGGAGGTGCGCAATGA
- the corA gene encoding magnesium/cobalt transporter CorA: protein MKTSRNGTRRRKTKVITTAKAGLPPGSLVHVGAVKTDRPEITLIAYDENGIEERRFASVDESREYKPAHGSLWLNVHGLQNAEILGEIGRRFHLHPLVLEDILNTHQRPKIEDYGSYLFCVLRVFEYDPASRTLGSDQISVVLGENFVLTFQERRTGIFEPIRERLRAPLAPVLKRGTDYLAYTLLDAVIDRYFIVVDQLGDTAEQLEDDALASPTPELLRTINQVKHDTQLLRRAIWPLREVLNSLLRGESAFFQQETRLYLRDVYDHTVHVIETLDAVRELLGDLMDIYLSAISNRLNVEVRILTVLTTLFLPATLISGIFGMNFERMPLIADGQGFYVALAIMAGVAAAMAAAFWRRNWLRL, encoded by the coding sequence ATGAAGACGTCACGCAACGGCACCCGGCGAAGGAAAACAAAGGTCATCACCACGGCGAAGGCCGGTCTCCCGCCCGGTTCGCTGGTCCACGTGGGCGCAGTGAAGACCGATCGCCCCGAGATCACGCTGATCGCCTACGACGAAAACGGAATCGAGGAGAGGCGCTTCGCGAGCGTCGACGAATCGCGCGAATACAAGCCGGCACACGGGAGTCTGTGGCTCAACGTGCACGGCCTGCAGAATGCCGAGATCCTCGGCGAGATCGGGCGGCGCTTCCATCTGCATCCGCTGGTGCTCGAAGATATCCTGAACACGCACCAGCGACCGAAGATCGAGGACTATGGCAGCTACCTGTTTTGCGTCCTGCGCGTGTTCGAGTACGACCCGGCGTCGCGCACGCTCGGTTCAGACCAGATCAGCGTGGTTCTGGGGGAAAACTTCGTCCTGACCTTCCAGGAACGGCGCACGGGTATCTTCGAACCGATTCGCGAGCGCCTGCGCGCTCCGCTGGCGCCCGTGCTGAAACGCGGCACGGATTACCTCGCTTACACCCTGCTCGACGCGGTCATCGACCGATATTTCATCGTCGTCGACCAGCTCGGCGACACGGCCGAACAGCTCGAGGACGACGCACTCGCCAGCCCCACCCCGGAACTCCTGCGCACGATCAATCAGGTCAAGCACGACACCCAGCTGCTGCGCCGGGCGATCTGGCCGCTGCGCGAGGTACTGAACAGCCTGCTACGTGGAGAAAGCGCCTTCTTCCAGCAGGAAACCCGCCTCTACCTGCGCGATGTCTACGACCACACCGTCCATGTGATCGAGACGCTGGATGCAGTGCGCGAGCTGCTCGGCGACCTGATGGACATCTATCTGTCGGCCATCAGCAACCGGCTGAACGTCGAAGTACGCATCCTCACGGTGCTGACGACGCTGTTCCTGCCGGCTACGCTCATTAGCGGCATCTTCGGCATGAACTTCGAACGGATGCCCCTGATCGCGGACGGACAGGGCTTCTACGTCGCGCTGGCGATTATGGCCGGGGTCGCTGCCGCGATGGCCGCGGCGTTCTGGCGGCGCAACTGGCTCAGGCTATGA
- a CDS encoding EAL domain-containing protein: protein MIDPMNAARRPQGNENPEEPFIPDFSEGAETGLYLALFELIDEGLIITGDEVVLEANSAACRLLERDYRQIAGKPLADLFPSERDFLDARARLFIQGEMRGSLRVSLPGERHRDLRFVAAARIRPGIHALILSPDVIAEAYASSTFDETPTVDALWPRLAAALEQPVIVIDERDRIAAANAAALGALGLTRGNLVGQAIDDCLDIDWPATDAAQVARLKVPGRAGEFAARVLAGPKPDWRLLILPPAPHGTATDNPASAAGENVLERMFVDSPLPTMLCEGPQLRILAANAAAARVYGYSRETLSTMEISALRATPGDGRHAAEPGIWQHRRSDGSTFDVDVVTYALDSAAHPGLSVLMHDLPETPLLAFETRLRQAVDLGQFDVHFQPLVDVRDGGVHAGEALLRWHHPELGLIPFQRFAGVARDSGQLVRMGDWVLHAACTAAAAWPRHEGRLVRVVVNVALEQLLHGNLAERVHHALSASGLDPARLELDLDERVLNDEHTRLIGMLQTIAERGVRLAVDDYGRGLSSIPRLKRYPLHALKLDPLLVREVGIREDSEAIVEAITGMAGVLGLEVLARGVETEAQEAFLSALGCRLQQGPLFGQPMTTEAFRSFLA, encoded by the coding sequence ATGATCGACCCCATGAACGCAGCCCGTCGCCCACAGGGTAACGAAAACCCAGAAGAGCCCTTCATCCCTGATTTCTCCGAAGGCGCGGAGACGGGGCTCTACCTTGCCCTCTTCGAGCTGATCGACGAGGGCCTGATCATCACGGGCGACGAGGTCGTGCTGGAAGCCAACAGCGCGGCCTGCCGCCTTCTCGAACGCGACTACCGGCAGATTGCCGGCAAGCCCCTCGCCGACCTCTTCCCTTCGGAGCGCGACTTTCTCGATGCACGCGCCCGCCTCTTCATCCAGGGCGAGATGCGCGGCAGCCTGCGCGTATCCTTGCCGGGCGAGCGGCACCGCGATCTGCGCTTCGTTGCCGCCGCGCGCATCCGGCCGGGTATCCACGCGCTGATCCTGAGCCCCGACGTCATTGCCGAGGCCTACGCAAGCAGCACATTCGACGAGACGCCGACGGTGGATGCCCTGTGGCCACGGCTTGCCGCGGCGCTCGAGCAGCCGGTCATCGTCATCGACGAGCGCGACCGCATCGCCGCTGCGAATGCGGCGGCCCTCGGCGCGCTGGGGCTCACGCGCGGCAACCTGGTCGGGCAGGCGATCGACGACTGTCTCGACATCGACTGGCCGGCGACGGACGCCGCCCAGGTCGCACGCCTGAAAGTGCCGGGACGTGCCGGCGAATTCGCCGCACGCGTACTCGCCGGACCGAAGCCGGACTGGCGTCTGCTGATCCTGCCGCCGGCACCGCACGGCACGGCAACGGACAATCCCGCGTCAGCGGCCGGCGAGAACGTGCTGGAGCGAATGTTCGTCGACAGCCCCTTGCCGACGATGCTGTGCGAGGGGCCGCAGCTGCGCATCCTTGCCGCAAACGCGGCCGCGGCACGGGTGTATGGCTATTCGCGCGAAACCCTGAGCACGATGGAGATCAGCGCCCTGCGCGCGACACCGGGCGACGGCCGGCACGCCGCCGAACCGGGCATCTGGCAGCACCGGCGCAGCGACGGCAGCACTTTCGACGTCGATGTGGTCACGTATGCGCTGGACTCGGCCGCCCATCCCGGCCTCTCGGTGTTGATGCACGATCTGCCCGAAACGCCCCTGCTGGCCTTCGAGACGCGCTTGCGCCAAGCCGTCGATCTCGGTCAGTTCGACGTCCATTTCCAGCCGCTGGTCGACGTCCGCGACGGCGGCGTGCATGCCGGCGAAGCCTTGCTGCGCTGGCATCACCCTGAACTCGGGCTGATCCCCTTCCAGCGTTTCGCCGGAGTCGCCCGCGATTCGGGGCAACTCGTGCGCATGGGCGACTGGGTGCTGCATGCAGCCTGCACGGCCGCAGCGGCATGGCCGCGGCACGAAGGCCGCCTCGTGCGCGTCGTCGTGAACGTGGCACTCGAGCAGCTGCTGCACGGCAACCTCGCGGAACGCGTACATCACGCACTCAGCGCGTCGGGCCTCGACCCCGCGCGGTTGGAGCTGGATCTCGACGAGCGCGTGCTGAACGACGAGCACACCCGCCTGATCGGAATGCTGCAGACGATCGCAGAAAGGGGGGTACGGCTGGCGGTCGACGATTACGGCCGCGGCCTGTCGTCGATTCCCCGGCTCAAGCGCTATCCGCTGCACGCCCTGAAACTCGACCCCCTGCTGGTGCGCGAGGTCGGAATTCGCGAGGACAGCGAGGCCATCGTCGAGGCGATCACCGGCATGGCCGGAGTGCTCGGCCTGGAGGTGCTCGCGCGCGGGGTCGAGACGGAAGCGCAGGAAGCCTTCTTGTCCGCCCTCGGATGCCGGCTGCAGCAGGGGCCACTCTTCGGTCAGCCGATGACTACCGAAGCCTTCCGCAGCTTTCTCGCCTAG
- the glcE gene encoding glycolate oxidase subunit GlcE, with amino-acid sequence MSDLTEQWRERVCAAAAAGTALQVRGGGTKDFYGRTPVGEVFDTRGHAGVVSYEPTELVVTVRAGTPLAELEALVAGSGQMLAFEPPHFGVGATVGGCVAAGLSGPRRATAGALRDFVLGVRILDGRGEVLSFGGQVMKNVAGYDVSRAIAGSLGTLGVILDVSLKVLPRPVAETTLRFAIGEKEAIDRLNDWGGQPLPVSASNWADGAVHLRLSGAEAAVRAAERKLGGDVLADDAANALWQGIREQTDDFFADAAPGEVLWRLSLPSSAAPLKLSGKQLIEWGGALRWLRSDAPAAVIRERVTALGGHATAFRGADRAGDVFQPLPAPVMAIQRRLKQAFDPAGIFNPGRLYDGI; translated from the coding sequence ATGAGCGATTTGACTGAACAGTGGCGCGAGCGGGTGTGTGCGGCCGCCGCGGCGGGAACGGCGCTGCAGGTGCGCGGAGGCGGGACGAAGGACTTCTACGGACGTACCCCGGTCGGCGAGGTATTCGATACCCGCGGTCATGCGGGCGTCGTCAGCTACGAGCCGACCGAGCTGGTCGTGACCGTGCGGGCGGGCACACCGCTGGCGGAACTCGAGGCTCTGGTCGCCGGCAGCGGACAGATGCTCGCGTTCGAGCCGCCGCATTTCGGCGTCGGTGCGACAGTCGGCGGGTGTGTGGCGGCCGGGTTGTCCGGCCCGCGGCGTGCGACGGCCGGGGCGCTGCGCGACTTCGTTCTCGGCGTGCGCATCCTCGACGGACGCGGTGAGGTGCTCTCCTTCGGCGGCCAGGTGATGAAGAACGTCGCCGGCTACGACGTGTCGCGCGCCATCGCCGGCAGCCTCGGGACGCTGGGCGTCATCCTCGACGTGTCGCTGAAGGTGCTGCCGCGTCCCGTTGCGGAGACCACCTTGCGCTTCGCGATCGGCGAGAAGGAGGCGATCGATCGCCTCAATGACTGGGGTGGCCAGCCGTTGCCGGTTTCGGCCTCGAACTGGGCGGATGGTGCGGTGCACCTGCGCCTGTCGGGCGCCGAGGCGGCGGTGCGTGCGGCCGAGCGCAAGCTGGGCGGCGACGTGCTGGCGGACGATGCCGCCAACGCCCTGTGGCAGGGGATTCGCGAACAGACGGACGATTTCTTCGCCGACGCCGCGCCGGGCGAGGTCCTGTGGCGCCTGTCGCTGCCGAGTTCGGCCGCGCCGTTGAAGCTTTCCGGCAAGCAGCTGATCGAGTGGGGCGGCGCGCTGCGCTGGCTGCGTTCGGATGCGCCCGCGGCTGTGATCCGCGAGCGTGTCACCGCACTGGGCGGCCACGCCACGGCCTTCCGCGGGGCGGACCGTGCGGGCGACGTCTTCCAGCCGCTCCCTGCTCCGGTGATGGCGATCCAGCGACGCCTCAAGCAGGCCTTCGATCCGGCCGGGATCTTCAACCCCGGCCGCCTCTACGACGGAATCTGA
- a CDS encoding NAD(P)(+) transhydrogenase (Re/Si-specific) subunit beta has translation MSDLIQLAYFGVAVVFILGLKAMSSPVTARKGIVWAGYAMIAATLVTFYTPGMQNYGLMITAIVLGGGIAWWSGRVVKMTDMPQMVAIYNGMGGGAAAAIAALEFARGGTHGVAGTTLAVLGALIGSVAFSGSCIAFAKLQGIMTKAWRLPAQNMVNLGLAALAVLLGLAIVVVETPPSALVIAFFVVALALGAILTSPIGGADMPVVISLLNAFTGLAVGLEGYVLGNPALIVAGIVVGASGTLLTQLMAKAMNRPIRNIIFTPITGEAAGGGEAIEGTMKELSALDAASVMRYASKVIIVPGYGMAVAGAQHKVWEMAQLLEEGGVEVVFAIHPVAGRMPGHMNVLLAEAGVPYDKIFDLEEINADFPQADVALVIGANDVVNPVARTDKSSPIYGMPILNVDMAHNVIVVKRGQGAGYSGIENALFFRDNCRMLYGSAQQIIGEVITHVKALEV, from the coding sequence ATGAGCGACCTCATCCAGTTGGCGTATTTCGGCGTCGCCGTGGTGTTCATCCTCGGCCTGAAGGCGATGAGCTCGCCGGTCACCGCGCGCAAGGGCATCGTCTGGGCAGGGTACGCGATGATCGCGGCCACCCTCGTCACCTTCTACACGCCGGGCATGCAGAACTATGGCCTGATGATCACCGCCATCGTGCTTGGCGGCGGCATCGCATGGTGGAGCGGGCGCGTGGTCAAGATGACCGACATGCCGCAGATGGTCGCCATCTACAATGGCATGGGCGGCGGTGCGGCGGCGGCGATCGCGGCGCTCGAGTTCGCGCGCGGCGGCACGCACGGCGTGGCCGGCACCACGCTGGCGGTGCTCGGCGCGCTGATCGGTTCGGTCGCCTTCTCCGGTTCGTGCATCGCCTTCGCCAAGCTGCAAGGCATCATGACCAAGGCCTGGCGGCTGCCGGCGCAGAACATGGTGAACCTCGGCCTCGCCGCACTCGCCGTGTTGTTGGGCTTGGCCATCGTCGTCGTCGAGACGCCGCCATCGGCCCTCGTGATCGCCTTCTTCGTCGTCGCGCTGGCGCTTGGTGCGATCCTCACCAGCCCGATCGGCGGTGCCGACATGCCGGTGGTGATCTCGCTGTTGAACGCCTTCACCGGTCTGGCGGTGGGCCTCGAGGGCTATGTCCTCGGTAACCCGGCGCTGATCGTCGCGGGTATCGTCGTGGGCGCCTCCGGTACGCTGCTCACGCAGTTGATGGCCAAGGCGATGAACCGGCCGATCCGCAACATCATCTTCACGCCGATCACCGGTGAGGCTGCGGGCGGTGGCGAGGCGATCGAGGGCACGATGAAGGAGCTCTCCGCGCTCGATGCGGCCTCGGTCATGCGCTACGCCTCCAAGGTCATCATCGTGCCGGGCTACGGCATGGCGGTGGCGGGCGCGCAGCACAAGGTGTGGGAGATGGCGCAACTGCTCGAAGAGGGCGGCGTCGAGGTGGTGTTCGCGATCCATCCGGTCGCGGGCCGCATGCCGGGTCACATGAACGTGCTGCTCGCCGAAGCGGGCGTGCCCTACGACAAGATCTTCGACCTCGAGGAGATCAACGCCGACTTCCCGCAGGCGGACGTGGCTTTGGTGATCGGCGCGAACGACGTCGTTAACCCGGTCGCACGCACCGACAAGTCGAGCCCGATCTACGGCATGCCCATCCTCAACGTCGACATGGCGCACAACGTCATCGTCGTCAAGCGCGGCCAGGGCGCGGGTTACTCGGGCATCGAGAACGCGCTGTTCTTCAGGGACAACTGCCGCATGCTTTACGGCAGCGCGCAGCAGATCATCGGCGAAGTCATCACCCACGTGAAGGCGCTGGAGGTCTGA
- the glcF gene encoding glycolate oxidase subunit GlcF — MQTQLADFIKDTPEGREAEAILRSCVHCGFCTATCPTYQLLGDELDGPRGRIYLIKQLLEGHDVTEKTRLHLDRCLTCRSCESTCPSGVQYSRLADIGRHIVEQRVPRSGAEAVKRWALREFVPRADVFGVAMKAGRAVRGLLPEALKEKIPDVRPGGPWPKPRHARRMIALAGCAQPAMAPSINAATARVLDAVGISLVEQPGAGCCGAVRFHLNDQEGGRDDARRNIDAWWPAVERGEVEAIVMTASGCGVQVKDYGHLLAQDAAYAEKAARISAMTRDVSEIVAAEGEKLQELLETRRGEAVAVAFQSPCTLQHGQQIRGVVESLLTTAGFTLTPVRDGHLCCGSAGTYSLLQPELSKQLRANKLAALGEGGATMIASANIGCMTHLQAGTSTPVRHWVELVDSRLNGFPL; from the coding sequence ATGCAGACCCAACTAGCCGATTTCATCAAGGACACGCCGGAAGGGCGCGAGGCCGAGGCGATCCTGCGCTCCTGCGTGCATTGCGGTTTCTGCACCGCGACTTGTCCGACCTACCAGCTCCTCGGTGACGAGCTCGACGGGCCGCGCGGGCGCATCTACCTGATCAAGCAGTTGCTCGAAGGTCACGACGTCACCGAGAAGACGCGCTTGCACCTCGACCGCTGCCTGACCTGCCGCTCCTGCGAGTCGACCTGTCCGTCGGGCGTGCAGTACAGCCGTCTTGCGGACATCGGTCGCCATATCGTCGAGCAGCGTGTGCCGCGAAGCGGCGCGGAGGCGGTCAAGCGCTGGGCGCTGCGCGAGTTCGTGCCGCGTGCCGACGTGTTCGGTGTCGCGATGAAGGCCGGTCGCGCGGTGCGCGGATTGCTGCCCGAGGCGCTGAAGGAGAAGATTCCCGACGTGCGTCCCGGCGGCCCGTGGCCGAAGCCGCGCCATGCCCGGCGCATGATCGCGTTGGCCGGCTGCGCTCAGCCCGCGATGGCTCCGTCGATCAATGCCGCAACGGCGCGCGTGCTCGACGCCGTCGGCATCTCGCTCGTCGAACAGCCGGGCGCCGGTTGCTGCGGCGCCGTGCGCTTCCACCTCAACGACCAGGAAGGCGGGCGCGACGACGCGCGGCGCAATATCGATGCGTGGTGGCCGGCGGTGGAGCGTGGTGAGGTCGAGGCGATTGTGATGACGGCCTCGGGCTGTGGCGTGCAGGTCAAGGACTATGGGCACCTGCTGGCGCAGGACGCGGCCTATGCGGAGAAGGCAGCCCGCATTTCCGCCATGACGCGCGACGTCAGCGAGATCGTCGCGGCCGAGGGCGAGAAGCTGCAGGAGCTGCTCGAGACGCGGCGCGGCGAAGCCGTCGCAGTGGCCTTCCAGTCGCCGTGTACGCTGCAGCACGGCCAGCAGATCCGTGGCGTTGTAGAGAGCCTGCTGACGACGGCCGGCTTCACGCTCACGCCGGTGCGTGACGGGCACCTGTGCTGCGGTTCGGCGGGCACCTACTCGCTGCTGCAGCCTGAGCTCTCCAAGCAGCTGCGTGCGAACAAGCTAGCGGCGCTGGGCGAAGGCGGGGCGACGATGATCGCTTCGGCCAACATCGGTTGCATGACCCACCTTCAGGCCGGTACCTCGACACCCGTACGGCACTGGGTCGAGCTGGTCGATAGCCGGCTCAACGGCTTCCCGCTCTGA